CGTAAAAATAGAAAAACGTGAAGACAACCGAACCCATGTAAATGTAGAAGAACTGAGAGTATCAGGATTTTTAAACCTTGAAAGAGGATTAATAGAATTTGATAATGGAGAATATGAGAAGAAAAATATCCTAGAATACGTTCTGAAATCCCTCATAAAAACAAATACAAAAGATGGATTGGAAGTAACCATAAATATTGACATACCCATAGGTGCAGGATTAGGATCATCAGCAGCTGTTACAGTTGCAACAATATTATCTTCATCAATATACAACAACATAAATCTTACAAGGGACGAAATAGCAAAACAAGCCCACCAGGTTGAACTGGAAGTACAGGGTGCAGCAAGTCCCATTGACACAACTCTCAGCACCCATGGTGGAGTAATCTACCTTTCAAAAGATGCTGAAGAAATCATAACCCTGGATATAAATACAGAAATTCCAATAATAATTGGATACACATCCAAAAGAGGCAACACAGGAAAATTAGTAGAAACTGTAAAACTTAAAGTGGAAAAATATCCACAAATAATGAATCCAATACTCAACTCAATGGAATCAATTACAAACCATGCACGTGAAGCATTAGTAAATGGAGACCAACAGAAGATTGGGGAACTCATGAATATTAATCATGGACTACTGGATTCATTAGGCGTAAATACAGAAGAATTATCAAAAATGGTTTACTTTGCCCGTAAAACAGGTGCACTCGGATCAAAAATAACAGGAGCAGGTGGAGGTGGAAGCATAATAGCCTACTGCCCCGGACGAGTAGAAGAAGTAATATCTTGTATAAATAAATTTGAAAATGCTTTCAAAATAAATATATCCGTTGAGGGAGTTAGACTGGAATCCAAAGAATAGATTCCAAAAAAAAAATATTAT
The Methanobacterium spitsbergense DNA segment above includes these coding regions:
- the mvk gene encoding mevalonate kinase, which translates into the protein MLNTKHVTTSAPGKTILFGEHAVVYGKPAIAAAVDRRVYVKIEKREDNRTHVNVEELRVSGFLNLERGLIEFDNGEYEKKNILEYVLKSLIKTNTKDGLEVTINIDIPIGAGLGSSAAVTVATILSSSIYNNINLTRDEIAKQAHQVELEVQGAASPIDTTLSTHGGVIYLSKDAEEIITLDINTEIPIIIGYTSKRGNTGKLVETVKLKVEKYPQIMNPILNSMESITNHAREALVNGDQQKIGELMNINHGLLDSLGVNTEELSKMVYFARKTGALGSKITGAGGGGSIIAYCPGRVEEVISCINKFENAFKINISVEGVRLESKE